The window CCGGGACTGTTTATGGATATGGCTGTCTGTGTCAGATCATACCCAGGTCAATGGCTTTAATCACCTGTTTGGCTTCGTCAAAACCGTGGTCTTTGTCAAGGGCTGCCTGGAAATAGGCCTTGGCTTTGGTGGAGTTTTTTGCGTCCAGGTAAAGACGGCCTATGTTGTAATAAATATAAGGTTCGTCCGGGTGGATTTTCAATGCCTTTTTGTACTGTTTCAATGCTTCTGTTACGTCACCCTTTTTTCGGTAAAGTACTCCTAATGTATTGAATACATTCAATGATTTTGTTCCTGAGGCTAAAAGCTCATTGAGAAGGTCCTCGGCTTTTCCCAGTTTGTCGGTGTCCATATAGATTTCTGCTGCAATCTGGGTGTGCTCTTCAGCTTTTTCAATGGCCCCCATGGCCCTGTATACCATGGCCAGAGCTTTATATGCCTTAACGAAAAGCCGGTCCAGACGCGTTGCTTTTGAAAAAGCCTCAATGGCTTCAGGGTGCTGGTTTTGAGCTGTTTTTATGTATCCGATGTTGTAATAGTATTCCGGGGTTTCCTTCTGGTTGACCAGGGTTTGAAATAATTCCAGCGCCTTTTTGTATTCCTTTTTTTCAATAAGTTCGAGGCCTTTTTTGACACTTAGCTCGACCTGGTGGATGACAGGATCTTTAAGCTTCCCTAATGCTGTGGCCAATCTCATTTTCATGGCCTTGGGATCATAGGGAATGACAAAAAGCCCGCTGACGCCTGCCTGACCTGCTTTGATGACCTTTATTTTGGTGAATGCCCTGTCCGTTAAAAAAAAGGGAAGATCTCCCAGACGTTCTTCCTTTCTCAGAATTTTCAAAAGTGCCAGGCCCGACATTTCATTCATATCATAGGCGGCAATGACGCATCCGACGTCGGATGTTTTCAACATCGTCCACCCGTTATTTGCACTGTCGGCCGTTGTGATTCGGGTATAACCGATTTTTTTCAGGGCTGTTAAGAGTCTGTCCTGCTCCACAGTATCTTCGATAATTGTGAGAATTGACGGGTGGGTCATATGCTTTCCTATAGTTTGTCCAACATTGGACGATTTTGTTTAGGCGTTCCCGGCCGGTGTATCAGAAAACGATCCGCCAGAAACTGCTTGATCCCGTATACGGCATGTTCATCCCGGATTTCTGCCATCTGGAAAAAAAACAGACGAACCTCTTCTCCTGCATAAAGGCTAATTTTATCGGCGACATCTTTATACCTATCATGTAGGGGACGTCCGGTGTCAAGCTCCAAGTGATCTAAAAACAGTTCCCCCCAGGAATTGAGGGCCAGCAGCTCAGCTTGTGCCACACCGCACGATTGATCAGGGCAAACCAGCAGAATCAGTATTTTGTTCCACCGGGCATCGTGTTCAAAACAGCTGTCAGATAGGGGTTTGACCGGCTGCATGACCAGGTAGAGAGCATCTGGGGATGTGGCCTGATCTTTGTTTTCGTAAAGTACCAGCCGGGATTCCAGTTTGATTTGGGTTCTATGTCTCTGATAAAGCCTGTTTTCCATGATCCATCCCATCAGGCCCAGGAAAGACTCGGATGTATGAAAAATACTTTTATGAATTGTATTGGGCAGAGCGGCGCTCAATATCCAGTTCCCCGTTAGGTTCTTTCTGATCATAAGAAGTGAAAAAGAGTGCCGGGTCAAAAAATTTGAACTTGCCGGAATTTTTCCGGGTTTTGTGTTCAGGCGCTCTTTGACTTTGTTGTTGAGAATTTTCAAGTTTCTTTGCTCCGCGCGGAGCATGTCTTTTTTTAAATTTTTTTCAAGGTCCTTTTCTTTGGCCCTGATTTGGTGGTACATCCCGGCCAGGCGTTGGATTAAGGTTGTGTCAAGGGCCTGCTTTTCCTTTTCAGGCCAGTTTGGATATGACATCAGTTTCCGGATTTGGGAGGGCAGAATGTTCCAGGTGCGGATATATTTGTCTATCAATTGTTTTTTGGGTGACCCCGGTTCAGGAAGCCTGACTTTGGGGTAGCTGCAGAGTCTGAAAAATATGGCGATTTTTATAAGTTTGAGTGTATCGTGGGCATGGGTCTTGTGGTAGTGCAGCACTCTGTCAAACACAATTTTATATGGATCACTTTCACAGTCATCAATGCCGGCTTTGGCAAATTTCTGCTTAAGGTCGTCGCATAGAAGCGTGGCGTTGTCTTTTTCCTCTGTTATGTGGGAAAGGATCATGGTGGCCTTAAGCAGTGCCTTGACCGGATCTTCTTTTGATTTACAGATATGCCAGCCGATGCCCTGGTAAATGTCCTTAAGGGCCGGCATCTCCACTTTCCCAAGGTCAATAAAATCTTTTAATAAAAATTCGAGATCCGGCTGCCCGAACAGATGTCTCACCAGACGGTCATATGTCCCCTGCTGCATGTTTGCCGGCAAAATGGTCCACATTGGAATCTTGCCGGCAATCATTAAAAACGTCCGGTAAAATTCTTCTTTGAGAAACAGCTTGGGTGCAATCATTGTTTCAGGGGATTCATATCCGGCATAGCAGTTCTGCCGGATATCGGCCTGGTCCATGATAAAAAACGTCACTTCCTGATCAAAGTTTTCCCTGGAAAATTTAACGATGTGATTGAGTTTTTTTTCAAGGTTGTAATAGCGTTGTTCCGTAAAACACGTTTTATCAATGATGATCCAGTAGTCAAAATCCGATTGGGCCGACTGGGTAAAGGTCCCCAGAGAACCGATGTGGTAAAAACCCAGTACGCAGGGATTGCTGGTCTGTGTTTCAGTGTCCGGAATATCCCCAAAATCCTTCTCATTGTCCAGAACAGCTTTGTAAAACCCTGAATTTTCAAAATTATATATGCCGCATGCTTCAGGTTTTTCGGGCACATACCCCGGCAGGTGCGGCCGGTTCATGTGGATGAGAAAAGGAATTTTGATGAAAAGTTCAAGCTTCGGGCCGGAAAGATACCGTAACGCTTCACGCATTCTCACCACGTTGTAGTTGGAAAAGGCGGCTTTCATTTTAATGAGCCTGGCAGCCAGGGTGCTTTGTGTGGATGCTGACGAATCGTGCATGGCCTGTCCCGGTATTGGGTGGGGTAAATTATTTAGAAAAGTGATACAATATGTCTTATGTTATAGTGATATTATAAGAACGATTTTTTGTGATTTTCAAGCTAAGTTTTAACATGGAGCATGAATGAACGACAGGGATTCCTCTCATACCGGTATAGATCTGGATGTTATCCGCATTGAAGAGCTGGTCGAAACCGATACAGGTGAACCGGGAAAATTTCAGGAACGCCTCCGTTCGGACCCCAATGATCCCCAGGTTTACGTAAATGCGCTTCTGAAAAAAATGCAGGGGCGGGAGGCGTTTTTAACCTTTTCCCAACAGGTTAACAACGTCAATGAGATACTGAAGATGGATTATTCCTCTGCAAGGGATATTGCCCAGGTCATTCTGAAAGACTTAAGCTTGACCACCCAGGTGCTCAAGCTTGTGAATACCCCGATTTATCTGAAGTTTTCAAATAAAGGCATTTCAACCATTTCCGAGGCCATGATTTTATTGGGTGAGGATAAAATCCGGGAACTGGCAGCCGGCCTTAAGATTTTTGAGATGATGAAGTCAAGGGCCAATTCTCAGCTTTTAAAAGATAAGATGCTTAAAAGTCTTTATCGAAGTGCTGTGGCCAGACAGCTTGAAATGGAGAAGGGTGTCAGGGCGTCGGATGCCTTCACCATTTCAGCCATGTTGTATGAACTGGGCGAATATATGGTGGCTCTTTTGGATCCGGATACCTACATCAGGGTGGAGGTCGCCATGGAAGAAGAGTGGATGTCACGGGAAGATGCCGCTAAAGCAATTTTAGGGTTAACCTATTTTGACCTCGGACAGATGGTTGCCCAAAAACTTAATCTGCCCTGGAAAATTGTCCAGGCCATGCAGCCGGTTACTTTGGCCACCGGACAGCCATTGCATATTGCCCCGGAAGAAGAAACCCGATATCTATGTGCCTTTATCTATGAATTATCCAACATCCCCGCACCGGTCATTGACCTTTCGTCCTTTGATGCAGCAAGTAAACTTGTGGACAAGTATAGTGGCCTTCTGGATTTTGATGCCGAGCAGGCATTGAATTTGACCTATACAGCCATGAATCAGGTGATTCAGTATGCTAAAATACTGGGCATTGACCCTGTGTCAACCCCATGTGAGAAAAGCGATTCGGGTATAAAAAATAAGGAAAAACTGGATCTGGGCATCAGTAAAGTGGAGGATGCTTTGGCTGAAGGCTTAAGTATTCATCAGATTTTTACCCGGCTGATCGACACCATGGCACAGTGCTTTTCTTTCAACCAGGTCATCATCAATATCAAAAAGAAAGAGACCAACACCATGGAACCCCGGTTTATCCGGGGGGAAAAGCGATCCGATGGCTTCATTAAAGCCATGGGATTCAAAATTGGACCGGCTTCGGATATTTTCAACAACGCCATCCACCAGCAAACCGATATCATTGTCAATGATACTAAAATGAAGTCTTTCAGGCGGCAGATTCCTTCCTGGTACATGGACGAGATAGCCGGCCCCCTCCAGATAAAGGGCTTCGGCATTTTCCCCGTATTTGTGGACGGCAAAATCGTGTCCATGATTTACGTGGACTGGAATAAACAGGCATCGGAGCCGGACCAGGATACGCTGGCGAATATCCAGGGCTTCAAAAATCAGATGATTAAAGCCTTTACCCAGCACGCCGGATAAGCCTGTCGGGTCAGGCAAAAGAGTTTTCCTTAATCTTAGAGCCATATTCGGTCTTTTATTTGAATTTGATTTGTACTATACCCTGATCCATGAATGCGGATTGCGAAAAACCAGTTTTTTATTCTGTCGGGCGGTGCGGAGACGATCCCGTTCGCCGGGAGGAGATAAAAATCAAGCGCTCCGTGTTTGTCTGTCGACTGGGCTATGTAGACACCATTGAGGGGGCAAAGGAATTTATTTCCAACATCTGTAAGGAATATAAAACCGCCACCCATAACTGCTGGGCCTATGTGGTGGGTGATTGCGGGCAGATCAGCCATTGCTCGGACGCAGGCGAACCGCCGGGAACGGCCGGCAAACCCATGCTCAATGCTCTTTTATCCCATAATATGACCTGCACTGCGGCTGTCGTGACCCGGTATTACGGCGGGGTGAAGCTTGGCGTGCGGGGTTTGATTGAGGCCTATGCGCTGGCTGTGACCCAAACCATTGACCAGGCGCCCCTGGTCCGGCTGGTGAAAACGCAATCCTTCCGGATCAGTCTGGATTACAGCCTGAATGATTCATTTTTAAAACGTATCAGCTCCCTGAAGACCACAATCACCGAAACCGATTACAAAGAGCGCATCACCCATGAAGTTGCTGTGGAATTGCCCGATCTTACCACTCTGGAATCATTGCTCATACAGTACCAGCGCCAGGGGTTTCTGGAGTATAAAAACATTACCGCCTGATCTTTTAACGGCGTCTATCTTCCCAAAATGCTTTTCCCGGTATTTTTTCGTTTTCATCCCCTTAAAAAGTATTGACACTGGAAAAAAATTCAGTATTCTTTAATACTAATTAGAAATACTGAATTTGGTGGATATATGAAAAGCAAACTGGGCCCGTTGCTGCGGGCCATTCGAAATTCACGGCATCTGACCATCAAAGAGGTGGCATTAAAGGCCGGGGTCAGTTCAAGTCTGTTATCCCAGATTGAACGCAACCGCATATCCCCATCCCTGGACACCTTGCTGGGATTATTGGAAGTTTATGGTGTTTCTCCGGATAAGTTTTTTAAAGATTACGAGACTATGAACCGGGTGGAAATCATAAAAAAGGACCAGCGGCGGGTTTACCAGCGCAAGGGCTTTAAATATGAAACCCTGAGCGGATACAGCCAGTCCAAAGGAAACCACTCCTTTACCGCCTTTTTCCTTGAAATTTCACCGGGACAGCAGCGGGGGGATGAAAATGACGGCCACCTGGGACGGGAGCTGGGGATTGTGGTGAACGGGACCGGCCAGTTGATTTACGGCGGGGATATCTACGATATCAGTAAGGGCGATGCTCTGTCTTTTTCATCACAAATACCCCATGTGATTAAAAATGCGGGTGATGATCTGTTTCAGGCCTATTGGATCGTCACGCCGGCGGATGGTGAAGATTATTTTGGTGAAGGAAATGACAAATCGTGAAAGTAGTTAACAATTAATTTAAGACTTTCATAATAATATGGAGAGTGCCATGGGAAAAACAATTGCTGAAAAAATTTTTGACACCCACCTGGTGGACAAACCCTTCGGGGATGTCAGTGTGCTGCGCCTGGACCGGGTTTTTTGTCACGAAATTACCACCCCGACTGCCATCCAGGACCTGGTTGCAAGGGGAAAAGACCGGGTGTTTGACCCCGATAAAATCAAGGCGGTGATTGACCATGTTTCACCGGCCAAGGATTCCAAAACCGCCATGCAGGGTAAAATTCTGCGGGAATGGGCCCTGCGCCACGACATAAAAGATTTTTTTGATATCGGCCAAAACGGCGTTTGCCATGCCCTGTTTCCGGAGAAAGGGTTTGTCCGCCCCGGGTTCACCGTCATCATGGGTGATTCCCATACCTGTACCCACGGGGCATTTGGCGCCTTTGCCGCAGGCGTGGGCACCACAGATCTGGAGGTGGGCATTTTAAAGGGGGTGTGCACTTTTAA is drawn from uncultured Desulfobacter sp. and contains these coding sequences:
- a CDS encoding XRE family transcriptional regulator, with protein sequence MKSKLGPLLRAIRNSRHLTIKEVALKAGVSSSLLSQIERNRISPSLDTLLGLLEVYGVSPDKFFKDYETMNRVEIIKKDQRRVYQRKGFKYETLSGYSQSKGNHSFTAFFLEISPGQQRGDENDGHLGRELGIVVNGTGQLIYGGDIYDISKGDALSFSSQIPHVIKNAGDDLFQAYWIVTPADGEDYFGEGNDKS
- a CDS encoding HDOD domain-containing protein produces the protein MNDRDSSHTGIDLDVIRIEELVETDTGEPGKFQERLRSDPNDPQVYVNALLKKMQGREAFLTFSQQVNNVNEILKMDYSSARDIAQVILKDLSLTTQVLKLVNTPIYLKFSNKGISTISEAMILLGEDKIRELAAGLKIFEMMKSRANSQLLKDKMLKSLYRSAVARQLEMEKGVRASDAFTISAMLYELGEYMVALLDPDTYIRVEVAMEEEWMSREDAAKAILGLTYFDLGQMVAQKLNLPWKIVQAMQPVTLATGQPLHIAPEEETRYLCAFIYELSNIPAPVIDLSSFDAASKLVDKYSGLLDFDAEQALNLTYTAMNQVIQYAKILGIDPVSTPCEKSDSGIKNKEKLDLGISKVEDALAEGLSIHQIFTRLIDTMAQCFSFNQVIINIKKKETNTMEPRFIRGEKRSDGFIKAMGFKIGPASDIFNNAIHQQTDIIVNDTKMKSFRRQIPSWYMDEIAGPLQIKGFGIFPVFVDGKIVSMIYVDWNKQASEPDQDTLANIQGFKNQMIKAFTQHAG
- a CDS encoding tetratricopeptide repeat protein; its protein translation is MTHPSILTIIEDTVEQDRLLTALKKIGYTRITTADSANNGWTMLKTSDVGCVIAAYDMNEMSGLALLKILRKEERLGDLPFFLTDRAFTKIKVIKAGQAGVSGLFVIPYDPKAMKMRLATALGKLKDPVIHQVELSVKKGLELIEKKEYKKALELFQTLVNQKETPEYYYNIGYIKTAQNQHPEAIEAFSKATRLDRLFVKAYKALAMVYRAMGAIEKAEEHTQIAAEIYMDTDKLGKAEDLLNELLASGTKSLNVFNTLGVLYRKKGDVTEALKQYKKALKIHPDEPYIYYNIGRLYLDAKNSTKAKAYFQAALDKDHGFDEAKQVIKAIDLGMI
- a CDS encoding class I adenylate cyclase; the protein is MHDSSASTQSTLAARLIKMKAAFSNYNVVRMREALRYLSGPKLELFIKIPFLIHMNRPHLPGYVPEKPEACGIYNFENSGFYKAVLDNEKDFGDIPDTETQTSNPCVLGFYHIGSLGTFTQSAQSDFDYWIIIDKTCFTEQRYYNLEKKLNHIVKFSRENFDQEVTFFIMDQADIRQNCYAGYESPETMIAPKLFLKEEFYRTFLMIAGKIPMWTILPANMQQGTYDRLVRHLFGQPDLEFLLKDFIDLGKVEMPALKDIYQGIGWHICKSKEDPVKALLKATMILSHITEEKDNATLLCDDLKQKFAKAGIDDCESDPYKIVFDRVLHYHKTHAHDTLKLIKIAIFFRLCSYPKVRLPEPGSPKKQLIDKYIRTWNILPSQIRKLMSYPNWPEKEKQALDTTLIQRLAGMYHQIRAKEKDLEKNLKKDMLRAEQRNLKILNNKVKERLNTKPGKIPASSNFLTRHSFSLLMIRKNLTGNWILSAALPNTIHKSIFHTSESFLGLMGWIMENRLYQRHRTQIKLESRLVLYENKDQATSPDALYLVMQPVKPLSDSCFEHDARWNKILILLVCPDQSCGVAQAELLALNSWGELFLDHLELDTGRPLHDRYKDVADKISLYAGEEVRLFFFQMAEIRDEHAVYGIKQFLADRFLIHRPGTPKQNRPMLDKL
- a CDS encoding YigZ family protein, giving the protein MNADCEKPVFYSVGRCGDDPVRREEIKIKRSVFVCRLGYVDTIEGAKEFISNICKEYKTATHNCWAYVVGDCGQISHCSDAGEPPGTAGKPMLNALLSHNMTCTAAVVTRYYGGVKLGVRGLIEAYALAVTQTIDQAPLVRLVKTQSFRISLDYSLNDSFLKRISSLKTTITETDYKERITHEVAVELPDLTTLESLLIQYQRQGFLEYKNITA